In the Heptranchias perlo isolate sHepPer1 unplaced genomic scaffold, sHepPer1.hap1 HAP1_SCAFFOLD_60, whole genome shotgun sequence genome, one interval contains:
- the LOC137316725 gene encoding zinc finger protein 436-like yields the protein MRHVFSVQTRLPLISNVERNEDTRTMEKPWKCGDCGRGFSYSSRLETHRRRHNGERPFTCSVCGKGLTQSSNLIEHQLVHTDKRVFKCSVCEKSFKRKSDLLTHQRTHTGETPFTCSVCGKGFTQSSNLLTHQRVHTGERLFTCSVCGKSLTRSYHLLRHQQVHTGERPFTCSVCGKEFTCSSGLIEHQLVHTDKRPFKCSNCEKSFKRKWDLLRHERIHTGERPITCSVCGMGFTQSSHLLSHQRVHMDCRGWILLLLLMSITSRTEPCSF from the coding sequence atgAGACACGTGTTCTCTGTGCAGACGAGACTTCCACTGATCTCCAACGTGGAGAGAAATgaggacacccgcaccatggagaaaccgtggaaatgtggggactgtgggaggggattcagttactcatcccggctggaaactcatcgacgcagacacaatggagagaggccattcacctgctccgtgtgtgggaagggattaactcagtcatccaacctcattgaacatcaacttgttcacactgataagagagtttttaaatgttctgtctgtgagaagagctttaaaagaaaaagtgatctgctgacacaccaacgcactcacactggggagacgccgttcacctgctccgtgtgtgggaagggattcactcagtcatccaacctgctgacacaccagcgagtccacactggggagaggctgttcacctgctccgtgtgtgggaagagtttGACTCGATCATAccacctgctgagacatcagcaagttcacactggggagaggccgttcacctgctccgtgtgtgggaaggaattcacttgttcatccggcctcattgaacaccaacttgttcacactgataagagaccctttaaatgttcgaactgtgagaagagctttaaaagaaaatgggatctgctgagacatgaacgtattcacactggggagaggccgatcacctgctctgtgtgtgggatgggattcactcaatcatcccacctgctgagtcaccagcgagttcacatggactgcaggggttggattctgctgttattgctgatgtcaatcacatccaggactgaaccatgttcattctga